A single window of Chitinophaga sp. XS-30 DNA harbors:
- a CDS encoding nitrate reductase, translating into MPSSFKTTCCYCGVGCGIVVHKDRQGRLTVEGDKDHSVNRGMLCSKGMNLHYTVTDTSDRLLYPEMRYSRNMPRQRVSWDQALERTAAVFSRIIAQHGPDAVAFYASGQCLTEEYYVVNKLIKGFIGSNNIDTNSRLCMSSAVAAYKMSLGEDAVPGTYDDIEQADCIFVAGANPAWCHPILWRRVEAAKAANPDLKIIVSDPRVTQSCALADLHLQVHPGTDIVLHHAIGRLLIEQGKTDAAFIRQHTEGFAKYREMVMERSIAEAAIICGIPENQLYEAAALIGNAAGLMTMWTMGLNQSVVGVRKNLSLINLHLITGRIGKPGCGPFSLTGQPNAMGGREVGGLSNLLPAHRVLDNPEHRKEVEAFWGGGPLSEKPGLTATEMFSAMHDGRLKAIWIMCSNPLVSLPDVRFMEAALQQAKFVVVQEISDKPETLQYADVVLPAAAWTEKEGTMTNAERRISYLKKINDAPGEALPDAEIICRFAKKMGYHGFDYTQPSEIYAEHCRLTAGTNIDISGLDYDQLQEKRSVQWPYKAGKGTPRLFADHRFYTASGKAAIHSFDDANSSEPIDGNFPLILTTGRIRDQWHTMSKTGKVSKLKQHIASPFLEIHPEDARARGIRHNDMVEIFNGRGTVRVKAQLCTTIKKGVVFLPMHWGKILNSDLGRANNLTNNLVDPISKQPDLKYAAVQVSRYEKPAQRIIIIGAGAGAYGFVKAARALNDQDEIIVFSKEDQPFYNRVMLPDYISGAQQWAQLVKMSDAEESALNISLHRGVSVEFIDRQQKTVRDSRGNTHAYDILILATGSRPAVLKDVPPLEGIFTMRSRRDADAFVKHVDPAKGRIVIAGGGLLGIELAASLREINISVSVVQRTSRLMDRQLDLLGAQLLHEELKDRDIEILYDDEIEQFTGFRQVEGVRLKSGRQLDCQAVVMSIGTIPNIELAQACQLNCNRGVVVNEYLQTSDPSIYAIGEIASFNGVLYGITAAAEQQAGIVARYLNGEISGYYEGSLFMNILKMQGMDLCSLGMVETPADPDFEEVVFIDKARRFYKKCIIHQDRLVGAILIGDKSEFLEFKDLIEQRTELSDKRLELLRSGKKGAPVLGKLVCSCGNVGEGNICEKIKEGHTEFDSLCRASGAGLGCGSCRPEVKLLLDKSKPKVKPALAGQLL; encoded by the coding sequence ATGCCGTCATCATTCAAAACAACATGTTGCTACTGCGGGGTAGGCTGTGGAATTGTGGTACACAAAGACCGCCAGGGCAGGTTGACGGTGGAAGGGGACAAAGATCATTCGGTGAACAGGGGCATGCTTTGTTCGAAAGGCATGAACCTGCATTATACGGTGACAGATACTTCGGACAGGCTGTTGTACCCGGAGATGCGTTATAGTCGCAACATGCCGCGGCAAAGGGTTTCCTGGGACCAGGCGCTGGAACGCACCGCGGCGGTCTTCAGCAGGATCATTGCGCAGCACGGTCCCGATGCCGTTGCATTTTACGCCTCCGGGCAGTGCCTTACAGAAGAATACTATGTGGTCAACAAGCTGATCAAGGGTTTCATTGGCAGCAATAATATCGATACCAATTCCCGGCTTTGCATGAGCAGCGCGGTGGCGGCATATAAAATGTCCCTCGGTGAAGATGCCGTGCCGGGAACCTACGATGATATTGAGCAGGCGGATTGCATCTTCGTGGCCGGCGCCAATCCCGCCTGGTGCCATCCCATCCTGTGGAGAAGGGTGGAAGCGGCCAAAGCAGCCAATCCTGATCTGAAGATCATCGTCAGCGATCCGCGGGTCACCCAAAGCTGTGCGCTGGCGGACCTGCACCTGCAGGTACATCCCGGTACGGACATTGTGCTGCATCATGCGATCGGCCGCCTGCTGATAGAACAGGGAAAGACCGATGCCGCCTTTATCCGCCAGCATACCGAAGGATTTGCGAAATACCGGGAAATGGTGATGGAACGCAGCATTGCCGAAGCGGCCATCATCTGCGGTATTCCGGAAAACCAGCTATACGAAGCGGCGGCGCTTATCGGGAATGCTGCCGGGTTGATGACGATGTGGACGATGGGGCTGAACCAGAGTGTGGTGGGTGTCCGGAAGAACCTCAGCCTTATCAATCTTCACCTGATCACGGGCCGGATCGGCAAACCCGGATGCGGGCCTTTTTCGTTGACAGGCCAGCCCAATGCCATGGGCGGCCGGGAGGTAGGCGGCCTGTCCAACCTGCTGCCGGCGCACCGGGTGCTGGATAACCCGGAACACCGCAAAGAAGTGGAAGCCTTCTGGGGCGGTGGCCCGCTTTCGGAAAAACCGGGACTGACGGCTACGGAAATGTTCTCCGCCATGCATGACGGCCGCCTGAAAGCGATCTGGATCATGTGCTCCAACCCGCTCGTCAGCCTGCCGGATGTACGTTTCATGGAAGCGGCCTTGCAGCAGGCGAAGTTCGTGGTGGTGCAGGAGATATCGGATAAACCGGAAACATTGCAGTATGCGGATGTGGTGCTGCCCGCTGCGGCCTGGACCGAAAAGGAAGGCACCATGACGAATGCGGAACGCCGCATCAGCTACCTGAAAAAGATCAACGACGCGCCCGGGGAAGCTTTGCCGGATGCGGAGATCATCTGCCGGTTCGCAAAGAAAATGGGATATCACGGTTTCGACTACACGCAGCCGTCGGAAATATACGCAGAACATTGCCGGCTCACTGCCGGCACCAATATCGATATCAGCGGTCTTGACTACGATCAGCTGCAGGAAAAACGCAGCGTGCAATGGCCTTACAAAGCCGGAAAAGGCACTCCCCGCCTGTTTGCGGATCACCGGTTCTATACGGCTTCCGGCAAAGCGGCGATCCATTCCTTCGATGATGCGAACAGCTCTGAACCGATCGATGGGAACTTCCCGCTGATACTCACCACCGGCCGCATCCGCGATCAGTGGCATACCATGAGCAAGACGGGAAAGGTGAGCAAACTGAAACAGCACATCGCTTCCCCTTTCCTGGAGATACATCCCGAAGATGCCCGCGCCCGCGGCATCCGCCATAACGATATGGTGGAGATATTCAACGGACGAGGGACGGTAAGGGTGAAAGCGCAGCTTTGCACCACTATCAAAAAAGGCGTGGTGTTCCTGCCGATGCACTGGGGCAAGATATTGAACAGCGATCTTGGCCGCGCCAACAATCTCACCAATAACCTGGTAGATCCCATCTCCAAACAGCCGGACCTGAAATATGCGGCGGTGCAGGTATCCCGTTACGAGAAACCTGCCCAGCGCATCATCATCATCGGTGCCGGTGCGGGTGCCTATGGCTTTGTGAAAGCAGCCCGCGCGCTGAATGACCAGGATGAGATCATTGTATTCAGCAAGGAGGATCAACCGTTCTATAACCGGGTGATGCTGCCGGATTATATCAGCGGTGCGCAGCAATGGGCGCAGCTGGTAAAGATGTCCGACGCCGAAGAAAGCGCCCTCAATATCAGCCTGCACCGCGGGGTGAGCGTGGAGTTTATCGACCGGCAACAGAAGACCGTGCGGGACAGTCGCGGTAACACCCATGCATACGATATACTTATCCTCGCCACCGGCAGCCGCCCCGCGGTGCTGAAAGATGTGCCGCCGCTGGAAGGCATTTTTACCATGCGCAGCCGCCGGGATGCGGATGCCTTTGTGAAGCATGTGGACCCGGCCAAAGGGAGGATCGTGATCGCAGGCGGCGGTTTGCTGGGAATCGAACTGGCGGCTTCGCTGCGGGAGATCAATATCAGCGTGAGCGTGGTGCAGCGTACATCACGACTGATGGACAGGCAGCTGGACCTGCTCGGTGCGCAGCTGTTGCATGAAGAACTGAAAGACCGCGATATAGAAATATTGTATGATGATGAAATAGAACAGTTCACCGGCTTCCGGCAAGTGGAGGGCGTACGCCTGAAAAGCGGCCGCCAGCTGGACTGCCAGGCGGTGGTGATGTCCATCGGTACGATCCCGAACATTGAACTGGCGCAGGCCTGCCAGCTGAATTGCAATCGTGGTGTAGTGGTCAATGAATATTTGCAGACCAGTGATCCTTCCATATATGCCATTGGAGAGATCGCATCTTTCAATGGGGTGCTGTACGGCATTACCGCGGCGGCAGAGCAGCAGGCGGGCATCGTGGCAAGATACCTGAACGGTGAGATCTCCGGTTATTATGAAGGCTCGCTGTTCATGAACATCCTGAAGATGCAGGGGATGGACCTTTGTTCGCTGGGTATGGTGGAAACTCCGGCGGACCCGGATTTTGAGGAAGTGGTGTTCATCGATAAAGCACGGCGGTTTTACAAGAAATGTATCATTCATCAGGACCGCCTTGTCGGCGCAATACTTATCGGTGATAAATCCGAGTTTTTGGAGTTCAAGGATCTTATCGAACAACGTACGGAGCTGTCAGACAAGCGGCTGGAGTTGCTCCGTTCCGGCAAAAAAGGAGCACCGGTGCTGGGCAAGCTGGTTTGTTCCTGCGGGAATGTGGGGGAAGGGAATATTTGCGAGAAGATAAAGGAAGGGCATACGGAGTTTGACAGTTTATGCCGCGCCTCCGGCGCGGGGCTTGGTTGCGGCAGCTGCAGGCCGGAAGTGAAGTTGCTGCTGGACAAAAGCAAGCCGAAAGTGAAACCGGCATTGGCTGGACAGTTGCTATAA
- a CDS encoding rubredoxin: MAKQSHIVSINFTGGIISPGYLREVLDIASAAQVTQVRFGLRQQLFIEVLYKYFDQFAAACKAKGIAFHLDGAFPNITSSYAAAGIFINDSWLSEGIYKDIFDLFDYTPSLKINICDSQQTFVPFFTGHINWIASSHTHYWYLYIRRPGTATAVCWPELIYTNSIAAVSRQLESLIKEDNVYPQITGSTSYISRPKDRELEPPVFHLPYYEGFNKYNNSYWLGIYRRDEEFSVPFLKDVCSICLETGTGQLHATSWKSVIIKNIRPDHRRLWDYVLGKYNINVRHAANELNWQVPDNCEDSLIIKRHIIRHFDTADVRTYGLCFSIKLHAANSHFGAIVIRRQENKYGSKLKYMQRFDILYSADFNPNNNALALYREGVSKEHLGPYIVSLCKDFYEKGSALNVLQHYVTEQQSLVTAAPVKIVHQCPDCFTVYDETAGDPGQDVAPGTPFTALPDTYACYICDAPVKDFREVDMSALIHQ, from the coding sequence ATGGCAAAACAATCACACATCGTCAGCATCAATTTTACCGGGGGCATCATCTCTCCCGGTTATCTGCGTGAAGTACTGGATATAGCATCGGCGGCGCAGGTGACGCAGGTGCGGTTCGGCCTGCGGCAGCAGCTGTTTATCGAAGTACTGTACAAATATTTCGATCAGTTTGCCGCGGCCTGCAAGGCAAAAGGGATTGCTTTTCACCTGGACGGCGCTTTTCCCAATATCACCAGTTCCTATGCTGCCGCAGGGATCTTTATCAACGATTCCTGGCTGAGCGAGGGCATTTACAAGGATATTTTCGATCTCTTCGATTACACGCCTTCGCTGAAGATCAATATCTGCGACAGCCAGCAGACCTTCGTGCCTTTTTTTACCGGGCACATCAACTGGATCGCTTCTTCCCATACGCACTACTGGTATCTGTACATCCGCCGGCCCGGTACAGCTACGGCGGTTTGCTGGCCGGAACTGATCTATACGAACAGCATTGCGGCGGTGAGCAGGCAACTGGAATCACTGATAAAGGAAGATAATGTTTATCCGCAGATCACCGGAAGCACATCGTATATCAGCAGGCCGAAAGACCGGGAACTGGAGCCGCCGGTTTTCCATCTTCCTTACTACGAAGGGTTCAATAAATACAACAACAGTTACTGGCTCGGCATCTACCGGCGTGATGAGGAGTTTTCGGTTCCGTTCCTCAAGGATGTCTGCTCCATTTGCCTGGAAACGGGCACGGGGCAGCTGCATGCCACGTCCTGGAAATCCGTCATCATCAAGAATATCCGCCCGGACCACCGGCGGTTATGGGATTATGTGCTGGGAAAATACAATATCAATGTGCGGCATGCGGCGAATGAACTGAACTGGCAGGTGCCGGATAACTGTGAGGACAGCCTCATCATCAAAAGGCATATCATCCGTCATTTCGATACGGCGGATGTGCGGACCTACGGGTTGTGCTTCAGCATCAAGCTGCACGCGGCCAATAGTCATTTCGGCGCCATCGTGATCCGCAGGCAGGAGAATAAATACGGCAGCAAGCTGAAGTATATGCAGCGTTTCGATATACTGTATTCCGCGGATTTCAATCCAAATAATAATGCGCTGGCATTGTACCGGGAGGGCGTTTCCAAGGAACATCTCGGTCCGTATATCGTATCGCTTTGCAAGGATTTTTATGAGAAGGGCAGCGCGCTGAATGTGCTGCAGCATTACGTCACGGAGCAACAATCGCTCGTGACGGCCGCGCCGGTAAAAATAGTGCATCAGTGCCCGGATTGTTTTACGGTATATGATGAAACGGCCGGAGATCCCGGGCAGGATGTAGCGCCGGGTACCCCATTCACCGCTTTACCGGATACTTATGCCTGTTATATCTGTGATGCGCCGGTGAAGGATTTCAGGGAAGTGGATATGTCAGCGTTGATCCACCAGTAA
- a CDS encoding molybdopterin molybdotransferase MoeA, with translation MMMPVQDAFAAVMAAVRDTGTESVPLEAATGRTLREMVLADRPFPPFDRVTMDGIAIYYDSYDRGQRIFGLEDVQAAGMPRMQLANLADCMEVMTGAVLPDLTDTVIPYEHLEITEHEGFKRFTIVKDAVKGQNIHPKGADASAGKILLQPGIRIGAAEIGVLATVGKSEVLVSKHPRTVILSTGNELVPVDTVPAEHQLRMSNLHSLHASLLQTGISAEKTHLQDDRQHLEQYIRSILPQTDLLICSGAVSAGKFDYLPAALKACGMKEIFHKVAQRPGKPLLFGAFPKGPVVFALPGNPVSGFMCFYRYVLPWLKACMQEQPGKQLFAALEEDVVFDKPMDYFLPVQLTPMPDGKYTAKPVPYNGSGDLASLLTADAFMELPAAQQEFGKGSLFPVWPFR, from the coding sequence ATGATGATGCCTGTTCAGGATGCTTTTGCTGCCGTCATGGCTGCCGTGCGGGATACCGGAACGGAATCCGTTCCGCTGGAAGCCGCTACCGGCAGAACATTGCGGGAAATGGTGCTGGCAGACAGGCCCTTCCCGCCTTTCGACCGGGTAACGATGGATGGCATCGCCATTTATTACGACAGCTATGACAGGGGCCAGCGGATCTTCGGGCTGGAAGATGTGCAGGCAGCGGGTATGCCGCGGATGCAGCTGGCCAACCTGGCTGATTGCATGGAAGTAATGACCGGCGCTGTGCTGCCTGACCTTACCGACACCGTCATCCCCTATGAACACCTGGAGATCACCGAGCATGAGGGTTTTAAAAGGTTCACCATCGTAAAGGATGCCGTAAAAGGGCAAAACATCCATCCCAAAGGCGCCGATGCTTCCGCTGGAAAAATATTGCTGCAACCGGGCATCCGCATCGGCGCGGCAGAAATTGGCGTATTGGCCACCGTGGGCAAAAGCGAAGTGCTGGTGAGCAAACATCCCCGGACGGTGATCCTCTCCACCGGCAATGAGCTGGTGCCGGTGGATACCGTGCCGGCCGAGCATCAGCTGCGCATGTCCAACCTCCACAGTCTGCATGCTTCACTGCTGCAAACAGGTATCTCCGCTGAGAAAACGCATCTGCAGGATGACCGGCAGCACCTCGAACAATATATCCGGAGCATCCTTCCGCAAACGGACCTGCTCATTTGCAGCGGCGCCGTTTCCGCCGGAAAATTCGACTATCTGCCGGCCGCGCTGAAAGCCTGCGGCATGAAGGAAATATTCCACAAAGTAGCGCAGCGCCCCGGCAAACCACTGCTGTTCGGCGCTTTCCCGAAAGGGCCGGTAGTATTCGCCCTGCCGGGCAACCCGGTTTCCGGTTTCATGTGCTTTTACCGGTACGTGCTGCCCTGGCTGAAAGCCTGCATGCAGGAGCAACCGGGGAAACAACTATTTGCCGCGCTGGAAGAGGATGTGGTATTCGATAAACCGATGGATTATTTTTTGCCGGTACAGCTGACGCCCATGCCCGATGGAAAGTACACCGCAAAGCCCGTCCCGTACAACGGTTCGGGGGATCTCGCCAGCCTGCTGACTGCCGATGCCTTCATGGAACTGCCTGCCGCGCAGCAGGAATTTGGCAAGGGAAGCCTCTTCCCGGTATGGCCATTCCGCTAA
- the moaC gene encoding cyclic pyranopterin monophosphate synthase MoaC, with protein MGNDSNASGFTHLDAGGKPQMVDVGGKAETVREAVAESRVYLPEVILRQFSGQELVTKKGAVFQTAVIAGIMAAKRTPELIPLCHTLLLDNCKVDIQLEQDEAVIRCTVRTTGKTGVEMEALTGASIAALTVYDMCKAFSQEMVIRQTKLISKSGGKHDIG; from the coding sequence ATGGGCAATGATTCAAATGCTTCCGGTTTCACCCATCTGGATGCAGGCGGAAAGCCGCAGATGGTGGATGTGGGAGGGAAGGCGGAAACGGTGCGGGAAGCGGTGGCGGAAAGCCGGGTGTATCTGCCCGAAGTGATCCTGCGGCAGTTTTCCGGGCAGGAGCTGGTGACGAAGAAAGGCGCTGTTTTCCAGACGGCGGTCATTGCCGGGATCATGGCGGCAAAGCGCACGCCGGAGCTGATCCCCTTGTGTCATACATTGTTGCTTGATAATTGTAAAGTGGATATCCAACTGGAGCAGGATGAAGCGGTGATCCGCTGCACGGTGCGCACAACCGGGAAAACAGGTGTGGAGATGGAAGCGCTGACCGGCGCCAGCATCGCGGCATTGACCGTGTATGATATGTGCAAGGCCTTTTCACAGGAGATGGTGATCAGGCAGACGAAGCTCATCAGTAAAAGCGGAGGGAAACATGATATCGGATAA
- a CDS encoding NTP transferase domain-containing protein has product MISDKQLKGLVLCGGRSTRMQQDKSHIAYHGKPQWQYLHDLLQEFLPEVYLSCRPEQEFPGCDKRITDSLQSAGPSTGLLSAYHAQPETSWLVLACDLPLISRQSVELLIGSRHPEKAATAFISPFNGHPEPLIAIWEPAGLAALEREYLDGKNCPRKTMLKSDVFVLENPYNTEQFNANTPEEMRDAMGRIGE; this is encoded by the coding sequence ATGATATCGGATAAACAGCTGAAAGGATTGGTGCTTTGCGGCGGGCGCAGTACCCGTATGCAGCAGGATAAAAGCCATATTGCCTATCACGGCAAACCCCAGTGGCAATACCTGCACGATCTCCTGCAGGAATTCTTGCCCGAGGTGTATCTTTCCTGCCGCCCGGAGCAGGAATTCCCGGGCTGCGACAAACGCATCACGGACAGTCTCCAAAGCGCCGGTCCCTCCACCGGCCTGCTAAGCGCCTATCATGCACAACCGGAAACATCCTGGCTGGTGCTGGCCTGCGATCTTCCGCTTATCAGCAGGCAAAGCGTGGAACTGCTCATCGGCTCCCGTCATCCTGAAAAAGCGGCCACAGCATTCATCAGCCCGTTCAACGGGCATCCGGAACCGCTGATCGCCATATGGGAACCGGCGGGACTGGCCGCGCTGGAACGCGAATACCTTGATGGAAAGAATTGTCCACGTAAAACGATGCTGAAAAGCGATGTGTTCGTACTGGAGAACCCGTATAACACGGAGCAGTTCAATGCCAATACGCCGGAGGAAATGCGGGATGCGATGGGGAGGATAGGGGAGTGA
- a CDS encoding molybdenum cofactor biosynthesis protein MoaE, with translation MEQLIRIGNTVTAQEAIDFVQSPESGGVVTFIGLVRNHTQQKKVLKLVFECYEAMAVLELEKIAQTAKERWHVQRIAILHVTGEKLPGETVVVIAVAAPHRGAAFEACQYAIDTLKETVPIWKQEFFEDGAVWVAAHP, from the coding sequence ATGGAACAATTGATCAGGATCGGAAATACGGTGACCGCACAGGAAGCCATTGATTTTGTACAATCGCCGGAAAGTGGCGGTGTAGTGACTTTCATTGGCCTGGTACGCAATCATACCCAACAGAAAAAAGTGCTGAAGCTGGTCTTCGAATGTTACGAAGCCATGGCGGTACTGGAATTGGAAAAGATCGCGCAAACGGCAAAAGAGCGTTGGCATGTGCAGCGCATCGCCATCCTGCATGTGACCGGTGAAAAACTGCCCGGCGAAACGGTAGTGGTGATCGCTGTTGCAGCCCCTCACCGCGGAGCGGCCTTCGAGGCCTGCCAGTACGCAATAGATACTTTAAAAGAGACCGTACCCATCTGGAAGCAGGAGTTTTTTGAAGACGGAGCAGTATGGGTGGCGGCGCATCCGTAG
- the moaD gene encoding molybdopterin converting factor subunit 1: MRVTLFGIMKDIAAARTLTVDTALPDVGALKQWLTSKYPAMQQLRSVMIAVNKAYAADDTALSPGDEIAVIPPLSGG, from the coding sequence ATGAGAGTAACGCTATTCGGCATCATGAAAGATATAGCAGCAGCGCGGACCCTGACGGTAGACACGGCGCTTCCCGACGTGGGGGCGCTGAAGCAGTGGCTCACATCAAAATATCCCGCCATGCAACAGCTCCGCTCGGTGATGATCGCAGTGAACAAAGCCTATGCAGCGGACGATACAGCGCTTTCCCCCGGCGACGAGATTGCCGTCATCCCTCCTTTAAGCGGCGGTTAA